A single window of Fischerella sp. PCC 9605 DNA harbors:
- a CDS encoding glycosyltransferase translates to MSILEPNSLLSVPTGQLQISELPPSTVGVDSSPIFFSLVIPTYNEAGNIKAIIRILSTLLDESIPGEYELIVVDDDSPDGTWEVAQSLMLEYPQLRVMRRQDERGLSSAVIRGWQVARGDVLGVIDGDLQHPPHVLLRLLYAIQKGADLAVASRHVEGGGVSSWSFIRRFLSRGAQLLGLIILPNVLGRVSDPMSGYFIVRRNCIVNVTLNPVGYKVLLEVIGRGQVKQIAEVGYVFCERKEGESKVTWKQYLDYIHHLLRLRLSTGYIGRFSQNFPIGRFMRFGLVGLSGVFVDMAVLYLLSDPTTLGLPLTRSKILAGEIAIFNNFLWNDAWTFADVAMQQRSWRQRLKRFLKFNLICLAGLVLNVLVLNLVFNFIIHNRYIANLIAIAIATIWNFWVNLKLSWRVTQVK, encoded by the coding sequence ATGAGCATTCTTGAACCAAATTCACTTTTGTCAGTACCAACTGGTCAGTTACAAATTTCTGAATTGCCGCCTAGCACTGTCGGTGTAGATAGTTCGCCAATCTTTTTTTCTCTTGTAATTCCGACTTACAACGAAGCTGGAAATATCAAAGCCATCATCAGGATATTGAGTACCTTGCTAGATGAGTCGATCCCAGGAGAGTACGAACTGATTGTTGTAGACGATGATAGTCCTGATGGTACTTGGGAAGTTGCACAGTCTTTGATGTTGGAGTACCCTCAGTTGCGAGTGATGCGACGTCAGGATGAAAGAGGTCTTTCCTCAGCGGTGATTCGCGGTTGGCAGGTAGCGAGGGGAGATGTTTTAGGGGTAATTGATGGTGATTTGCAGCATCCACCCCACGTGCTGCTGCGACTTTTATATGCAATTCAAAAGGGAGCGGATTTGGCAGTTGCTAGCCGTCACGTCGAAGGTGGTGGAGTCAGTAGTTGGAGTTTCATTAGGCGTTTTTTGTCCCGTGGTGCTCAATTATTGGGATTGATTATTCTGCCAAATGTACTAGGCCGAGTTTCAGATCCAATGAGCGGTTATTTTATAGTACGTCGGAATTGCATAGTAAATGTTACCCTCAATCCCGTAGGATACAAAGTTCTGCTTGAGGTAATCGGGCGAGGCCAGGTAAAGCAAATAGCTGAAGTCGGTTATGTATTCTGCGAACGTAAAGAGGGTGAAAGCAAAGTCACATGGAAGCAATATCTAGATTACATCCACCACTTATTGCGATTGCGGCTTTCTACAGGATATATAGGAAGATTCAGCCAAAACTTCCCCATTGGCCGATTTATGCGCTTTGGCTTGGTGGGACTGAGTGGGGTATTTGTGGATATGGCGGTGCTTTATTTGCTCAGTGACCCGACTACATTAGGATTGCCCTTGACTCGCAGTAAAATTTTGGCTGGGGAAATTGCTATTTTCAATAATTTTTTGTGGAATGACGCTTGGACTTTTGCTGATGTTGCCATGCAACAGCGATCGTGGCGTCAGCGATTGAAGCGATTTTTGAAATTTAATCTTATTTGTCTGGCGGGGTTAGTATTAAATGTGCTGGTGTTGAATTTAGTATTTAATTTCATTATTCATAACCGCTACATCGCTAACCTCATCGCGATCGCCATTGCTACAATCTGGAACTTCTGGGTTAACCTCAAACTCAGTTGGCGTGTAACACAAGTGAAGTGA
- a CDS encoding class I SAM-dependent methyltransferase produces the protein MVEGYQEDLAYIHDVGFGAFSSESAPGLLEILRQKGIAKGLVVDLGCGSGIWAKALTQAGYDVLGIDISDAFIDLAKKKAPKANFQTASFLRVPIPECNAVTSIGECLNYQFDEHGLAEIQELFTRIYKTLKSGGVFIFDIAEPGYVSGTNPQKTYSEGQDWAILVEKEEDKSTNQLTRKMTIFRKIGNLYRRSEEIHRVQLYKSSEVAKELRKVGFKVRIIRGYGEFRFRNAQVGFIATKA, from the coding sequence ATGGTTGAGGGCTACCAAGAGGATCTTGCTTATATTCATGATGTTGGGTTTGGGGCTTTCTCAAGCGAATCCGCACCAGGTCTGCTAGAAATATTGCGCCAAAAAGGAATTGCAAAGGGTTTAGTTGTCGATTTAGGATGTGGCAGTGGCATATGGGCAAAAGCGCTCACCCAAGCTGGTTACGATGTTCTAGGGATAGATATATCTGATGCGTTTATAGACTTAGCAAAGAAAAAAGCACCAAAGGCTAATTTCCAAACAGCATCTTTTCTGAGAGTCCCAATCCCAGAATGCAATGCCGTAACATCAATAGGAGAATGCTTAAATTATCAATTTGATGAGCATGGGTTAGCAGAGATCCAAGAACTGTTCACGCGAATATACAAAACCTTAAAATCAGGCGGCGTGTTTATTTTCGATATTGCTGAACCGGGATATGTAAGTGGCACGAATCCACAAAAAACTTATTCCGAAGGGCAAGATTGGGCAATCCTTGTGGAAAAAGAAGAGGATAAGTCAACAAATCAATTAACTCGCAAAATGACAATCTTTCGTAAGATTGGAAATCTTTATCGAAGGAGTGAAGAAATACACCGCGTTCAATTATATAAAAGTTCGGAAGTTGCAAAAGAACTTCGGAAAGTTGGCTTTAAAGTAAGAATTATCCGTGGATACGGGGAATTTAGATTTAGAAACGCTCAAGTCGGATTTATAGCAACAAAAGCATAA
- the ypfJ gene encoding KPN_02809 family neutral zinc metallopeptidase has translation MRWEFGRRSTNVEDRRGTRISAPVVGGGIGAIILSLIVAFLGGDPSIIWEQTQTPSDRPYSESPQTERSATEDTMADFVSVVLADTEDTWQSLFRQMGKTYVEPKLVLYSDAVQSACGFARSASGPFYCPADQKVYIDLSFYEDLKNRHQAPGDFAQAYVIAHEIGHHVQNQMGILGRVNTLQRQVDQVEANQLSVRLELQADCFAGIWAHHANRSRQVLEAGDIEEGLNAASSIGDDRLQRQAKGYVVPESFTHGSSAQRVRWFKRGIQTGDPAQCNTFASANP, from the coding sequence ATGCGTTGGGAATTCGGCCGTAGAAGCACCAATGTTGAGGACAGGCGCGGAACTCGAATTTCGGCTCCTGTAGTGGGAGGTGGCATTGGGGCAATCATTTTGTCACTGATTGTTGCTTTTTTGGGTGGCGATCCCAGTATAATCTGGGAGCAAACACAAACACCAAGCGATCGCCCCTACTCGGAGTCTCCTCAAACAGAACGTTCTGCCACAGAAGATACTATGGCTGATTTTGTTTCAGTAGTTCTGGCAGATACAGAAGATACTTGGCAAAGTCTATTTCGGCAAATGGGAAAGACCTATGTGGAACCCAAGTTAGTTCTTTATTCGGATGCCGTACAATCTGCCTGTGGGTTTGCGCGATCGGCTTCTGGCCCATTCTATTGCCCCGCCGATCAAAAAGTCTACATTGACTTAAGCTTTTATGAAGATTTGAAGAATCGGCATCAAGCACCAGGGGACTTTGCCCAAGCGTATGTGATTGCTCACGAGATTGGGCATCATGTTCAGAATCAAATGGGCATTCTCGGTCGGGTTAATACATTGCAGCGTCAAGTCGATCAAGTGGAAGCAAATCAACTTTCAGTCCGGCTGGAGTTACAGGCGGACTGTTTTGCTGGTATCTGGGCGCACCATGCCAATCGCTCGCGGCAGGTTCTGGAAGCAGGCGACATTGAAGAGGGGCTGAATGCTGCTAGTAGTATTGGAGACGATCGCTTGCAACGTCAGGCAAAAGGGTATGTTGTGCCAGAATCTTTTACACATGGTAGTTCAGCCCAGCGAGTCCGCTGGTTCAAACGAGGCATTCAAACAGGCGATCCTGCACAATGTAATACTTTTGCGAGCGCAAATCCTTAA
- a CDS encoding putative bifunctional diguanylate cyclase/phosphodiesterase: MQFQPKLYLYSSLAHFGLLKKSYIAKIMLVAFLGTHVPLLTLLLSFVTSNSYSLQMTVRVLTIALLATLVGTAVTLYALHYLLAPVILTSAALQDYLKTKTLPELPTQFVDEAGTLMADTSQTLHKLDELIHYITNYDNLTGLPNRDLFRHRLHQTQSKPQNNQQLVAILLLSIDDFTGISHALKHKISNLLLRAVAQRLTTCITQTDILARLSGDEFAIAITDIFSFETAIKLSQLVLSTLAKPFCLEGNTIHITASIGITINDLGDRHHVDDLLQQAHIALYQAKQQGRSQYQFYSPEINAQLLERLTLENELHRALERNEMLVYYQPLIDLHSKQVTAIEALVRWQHPTRGLISPAKFIPIAEANGLIVPIGEWVLRTACTQNRAWQLAGLPPIRVSVNLSARQFEQPNLVEVVSQILEETGMEASYLELEVTESFLVTDIERSVRTLEQLRELGILLALDDFGTGYSSLNYLKRFHVDMLKIDRSFVQDVTSNPDSAAVTDAIIALAKSLRLNITAEGVETREQLEYLQMRGCHEGQGFYFSPPVPTDAIAQMLKQHSLQMTAIAA; this comes from the coding sequence ATGCAATTCCAGCCAAAACTTTACCTGTATTCATCTCTGGCTCATTTCGGATTACTCAAAAAAAGTTACATCGCCAAAATCATGTTGGTGGCATTTTTAGGTACTCATGTACCACTTCTAACTTTACTCTTGAGTTTCGTCACTTCAAACTCCTATTCTTTGCAGATGACAGTGCGAGTTCTGACGATTGCTCTTTTGGCTACTTTAGTGGGTACGGCAGTCACTCTCTATGCGCTACACTACCTGCTTGCACCGGTGATTTTGACATCTGCTGCATTGCAAGACTATCTAAAGACCAAAACATTACCCGAACTACCTACACAATTTGTCGATGAAGCGGGTACGCTGATGGCAGATACCTCACAAACTCTGCATAAATTAGATGAATTAATTCACTACATCACCAACTACGATAACCTGACCGGATTACCCAATCGGGATTTGTTTCGCCATCGCCTCCATCAAACCCAATCCAAACCTCAGAATAATCAACAGCTTGTAGCTATCCTTTTGCTAAGTATTGATGATTTCACTGGTATAAGTCATGCATTAAAGCATAAGATTTCAAATTTGTTGTTAAGAGCAGTTGCCCAACGTTTGACAACCTGCATAACTCAAACAGATATTCTTGCCCGTTTGAGTGGAGATGAATTTGCGATCGCCATAACAGACATTTTTTCTTTTGAGACTGCGATCAAGCTATCTCAGTTAGTGCTGAGTACGCTGGCAAAACCCTTCTGTTTAGAAGGCAACACAATTCATATCACAGCCAGCATTGGCATCACAATTAATGACTTGGGCGATCGCCATCATGTCGACGATCTTTTACAACAGGCACATATAGCGCTGTACCAGGCAAAGCAGCAGGGACGTAGCCAATACCAATTCTATTCGCCCGAGATTAATGCTCAGCTGCTGGAGCGACTAACGCTAGAAAATGAATTACATAGGGCGCTTGAGCGCAACGAAATGCTGGTTTATTACCAACCTCTAATTGATTTACACAGCAAACAAGTGACAGCAATTGAAGCACTGGTTCGCTGGCAGCATCCCACACGGGGGTTGATTTCTCCAGCAAAGTTTATTCCGATTGCAGAAGCCAATGGTTTAATTGTGCCAATCGGTGAATGGGTTTTGCGAACAGCCTGTACTCAAAACCGTGCCTGGCAGCTTGCCGGACTACCTCCAATTCGCGTGTCGGTGAATCTGTCGGCTCGACAATTTGAACAACCAAATCTAGTGGAGGTTGTCAGCCAGATTCTTGAGGAGACTGGAATGGAAGCGTCTTACTTAGAACTGGAAGTCACTGAAAGTTTTCTAGTGACTGACATAGAGCGCTCCGTTAGAACCCTAGAACAATTACGAGAACTAGGCATATTGCTGGCCTTGGATGACTTCGGCACAGGCTATTCTTCCCTAAACTACTTGAAGCGCTTTCACGTTGACATGCTCAAGATCGATCGCTCATTTGTGCAGGATGTGACATCAAATCCTGATAGCGCAGCTGTCACCGATGCCATTATTGCCCTAGCAAAGAGTCTGCGGTTGAACATCACAGCAGAGGGGGTAGAAACCCGAGAACAACTTGAATACCTGCAAATGCGGGGATGTCACGAAGGGCAGGGGTTCTACTTCAGTCCTCCTGTCCCCACAGATGCGATCGCCCAGATGCTGAAACAGCATTCTTTGCAGATGACAGCGATCGCAGCATAA
- a CDS encoding carbonic anhydrase — protein sequence MNPMKRLIERREFLKLGAIGAFSIMATASDLLWQVEQVQAAELSLTTPQPLTPDAALQKLMEGNQRFVQHKPQYPDQSQARLQEVAQAQHPFATILSCADSRVPAEIVFDQGIGDIFDVRIAGNIATREAIGSIEYAVALLGTPVLMVLGHERCGAVTAAVQQESLLGEIGSFVKAIKPAVAKVKGQSGDAVENAVIANVHYQIERLKLSKLLNERLQSGKLKIVGGRYDLDTGKVSIIT from the coding sequence ATGAACCCAATGAAGCGTTTGATAGAACGTCGTGAGTTTCTAAAGTTGGGAGCCATTGGGGCATTTAGTATAATGGCAACTGCCAGCGATTTACTCTGGCAGGTTGAACAAGTTCAAGCCGCCGAATTGTCTCTAACAACTCCTCAACCTCTTACTCCCGATGCAGCGCTGCAAAAGCTGATGGAGGGAAATCAGCGATTTGTCCAGCATAAACCCCAATATCCCGATCAATCTCAGGCGCGTTTGCAAGAAGTTGCTCAAGCTCAACATCCATTTGCAACTATCCTGAGTTGTGCAGATTCGCGAGTGCCAGCAGAAATTGTTTTCGATCAAGGTATAGGAGATATCTTTGATGTTCGTATTGCTGGCAATATTGCCACGCGGGAAGCAATCGGCAGTATTGAATATGCTGTTGCTCTTTTAGGCACTCCTGTATTGATGGTACTAGGTCATGAACGCTGCGGAGCAGTAACCGCAGCTGTACAGCAAGAATCTCTGCTTGGTGAGATTGGTAGTTTTGTGAAGGCAATTAAGCCAGCCGTGGCAAAGGTCAAAGGTCAGTCAGGCGACGCGGTTGAGAATGCTGTAATTGCAAATGTGCACTATCAAATTGAAAGGCTGAAGCTATCCAAGCTCTTAAATGAGCGGTTGCAGTCTGGCAAATTGAAAATTGTCGGGGGTCGTTATGATTTGGATACGGGAAAAGTGAGCATTATTACTTGA
- a CDS encoding P-II family nitrogen regulator: MHLVKKIEIIANSFELGKILDSLDKSGVHGHAVIRNVAGKGLRGEMTEDLDMTMLDNVYIIAFCQPEQLKPVVENIRPLLNKFGGTCYISDVMEIRSVKCIASL; this comes from the coding sequence ATGCACCTGGTTAAAAAGATAGAAATTATCGCCAACTCGTTTGAACTGGGCAAAATTTTAGATAGTTTGGACAAGTCAGGTGTACATGGTCATGCCGTGATTCGCAATGTTGCTGGCAAAGGGTTGCGAGGCGAAATGACAGAAGATTTAGACATGACCATGCTTGATAATGTTTACATCATCGCGTTCTGCCAACCAGAACAACTCAAGCCTGTTGTAGAAAATATTAGACCCCTACTCAATAAGTTTGGAGGAACCTGTTACATCTCAGATGTGATGGAGATTCGCTCTGTAAAATGCATCGCCTCGCTGTAA
- a CDS encoding sodium-dependent bicarbonate transport family permease translates to MDGSLIVSNILNPPVLFFFLGMTAVFVKSDLEIPAPVPKLLSLYLLFAIGFKGGVELIKSGITQEVILTLLAAMLMACVVPIYTFFILRLKLDTYDAAAIAATYGSISAVTFITASAFLTELGIAFDGYMVAALALMESPAIIVGLILVNLFTTDGKRDFAWSEVLQEAFLNSSVFLLVGSLLIGFLTGEHGWQVLEPFTQGLFYGILTFFLLDMGLVAARRIKDLQKTGIFLISFAILIPVLNAGIGLLIARFIGMPQGDALLFAVLCASASYIAVPAAMRLTVPEANPSLYVSTALAVTFPFNIIVGIPLYLYGINLLWR, encoded by the coding sequence ATGGATGGCAGTTTGATTGTATCCAACATCCTGAATCCGCCAGTCTTGTTTTTTTTCTTGGGCATGACTGCTGTTTTTGTCAAGTCCGATCTAGAAATTCCTGCACCAGTACCCAAACTCCTTTCGCTTTATCTGCTGTTTGCCATTGGGTTTAAGGGGGGGGTAGAGCTGATCAAAAGTGGTATCACACAGGAAGTAATTTTGACGCTTTTAGCAGCGATGTTGATGGCGTGTGTTGTCCCAATTTACACCTTTTTTATTCTCAGGCTGAAACTAGATACTTACGATGCTGCGGCGATCGCGGCAACCTACGGCTCGATCAGCGCTGTTACATTCATCACAGCGAGTGCCTTTCTAACTGAGCTTGGCATTGCTTTTGATGGCTACATGGTGGCAGCCCTTGCCCTGATGGAATCTCCAGCTATTATTGTTGGTCTGATCCTAGTGAATCTATTCACCACCGATGGCAAGCGGGACTTTGCCTGGTCTGAAGTATTGCAAGAGGCATTTTTAAATAGTTCAGTCTTTTTACTGGTTGGTAGCCTCCTGATTGGTTTCTTGACGGGAGAACACGGGTGGCAGGTCTTAGAACCCTTTACTCAAGGACTGTTCTATGGCATTCTCACCTTCTTTTTGCTGGATATGGGACTGGTCGCTGCTAGAAGAATTAAAGACTTGCAAAAAACCGGAATTTTTCTGATCTCATTTGCCATACTGATTCCAGTACTCAATGCAGGCATTGGATTATTAATTGCCAGATTTATTGGTATGCCTCAGGGAGATGCACTTTTGTTTGCTGTGCTGTGTGCCAGTGCCTCTTACATTGCTGTCCCAGCAGCTATGCGGTTGACCGTTCCTGAAGCGAATCCCAGCCTGTATGTTTCTACTGCTCTAGCAGTGACATTTCCGTTCAATATTATAGTAGGAATTCCTCTATACCTGTACGGAATTAACCTGTTGTGGAGGTAA
- a CDS encoding Uma2 family endonuclease produces MTTALPPSLTLEEFLKLPETKPASEFIDGQIYQKPMPQGKHSRLQLKFCDAVNQVAETPKIALAFPELRCTFGGRSIVPDATVFLWERIPFDDDGEVPNTFDICPDWTVEILSPEQRATKVISNILHCLRHGTQLGWLIDPDERLILAFLPGQEPIELTLSDRSLQSTVNLGREKGLVEFAT; encoded by the coding sequence ATGACAACAGCGCTTCCTCCGTCCCTCACCCTCGAAGAATTCCTCAAACTGCCAGAAACAAAGCCTGCGAGTGAATTTATTGACGGTCAAATTTACCAAAAACCCATGCCTCAAGGCAAACACTCCAGGCTGCAACTCAAGTTTTGTGATGCAGTCAATCAAGTTGCAGAAACACCGAAAATTGCCCTCGCTTTCCCAGAGTTGCGCTGTACTTTTGGGGGACGCTCTATTGTGCCTGATGCTACCGTATTCCTGTGGGAGCGAATACCATTTGATGATGATGGCGAAGTACCTAATACCTTTGATATTTGTCCAGACTGGACGGTAGAAATTCTCTCACCCGAACAGAGAGCTACTAAAGTTATTAGTAATATTTTGCACTGCCTTAGACATGGCACTCAGCTAGGATGGTTAATTGACCCAGATGAGCGGTTAATTTTAGCGTTTCTTCCAGGACAAGAACCTATCGAGTTAACTCTTAGCGATCGCAGCTTGCAATCGACCGTGAATCTTGGTAGGGAAAAGGGCTTGGTAGAGTTCGCTACCTAG
- a CDS encoding COR domain-containing protein, giving the protein MTEAELLQVIEQAVTEGVTELDLSGNELTALPPEIGQLVNLRSLHLSYNQLSTLPTEIGQLVNLQTLHLRDNQLSTLPSEIRQLPNLKKLDLRSNPVPIPPEILGAKDLSKDPGDVNEILDFYFRVQDPNETEPFYEAKLLIVGEGGAGKTSLAKKIEDETYELQADEESTQGIDVIQWNFTQPNGKDFRVNIWDFGGQEIYHQTHQFFLTERSLYALVADTRKENTDFYWWLKVVELLSDNSPVLIVKNEKQDRQCEVNDRQLRGEFTNLEKVLATNLATNRGLAEIKQAIQDYISRLPHVGTPLPKLWVRVRAALENDSRNYISFYEYENLCRVNNLTDRKDMLRLSRYLHDLGVCLHFQDDSTLKHYVILKPEWGTTAVYKVLDNQTVKKNLGCFTKNDLADIWKDSKYADMRDELLQLMMRFKLCYPIPNRPGNYIAPQLLNINQPDYNWDGTNNLILRYKYEFMPKGILTRFIVETHPWIEQQKLVWRSGVVLNKDETRAEIIEHYNQKEIKVRVAGHRKKELLTVVTHELEKIHKSFERLQYQTLVPCNCNSCAGSLEPYSYPLENLYKRLKAGRYRIECENSYEMVDVRRLIDDVNLPTEQELKPRTAPLQQELSKARDQSFQNQTTMNYHDFQILVTGDRKIRASSEQGDEWGELRLEMNRIKLTLKLIEQRQTDTDLLKALGSELYQALFPTKIHGRLQAAIAKS; this is encoded by the coding sequence ATGACCGAGGCAGAACTGCTACAGGTAATTGAACAAGCAGTAACAGAGGGCGTGACGGAACTCGACCTCTCTGGTAATGAGTTGACGGCTTTACCGCCTGAGATTGGACAACTGGTCAACTTGCGATCGCTCCACCTCAGCTACAATCAACTCAGCACTCTGCCAACCGAAATTGGTCAACTGGTCAACTTGCAAACGCTCCACCTCCGCGACAATCAACTCAGCACTCTGCCAAGCGAAATTAGACAACTGCCAAATCTGAAAAAGCTGGATCTGCGTAGTAATCCAGTCCCCATTCCACCTGAGATTTTGGGAGCGAAGGATTTATCAAAAGATCCAGGCGATGTGAATGAAATTCTCGATTTCTATTTTCGGGTACAAGATCCCAACGAAACTGAACCCTTCTACGAAGCAAAATTATTGATTGTTGGTGAAGGGGGAGCAGGTAAAACTTCTTTAGCCAAGAAAATAGAAGACGAAACTTACGAACTCCAGGCTGATGAGGAATCAACCCAAGGCATTGACGTAATTCAATGGAACTTCACCCAACCAAATGGCAAAGACTTTCGCGTCAATATCTGGGACTTCGGCGGGCAAGAGATTTACCATCAAACCCACCAGTTTTTCCTCACTGAACGTTCCCTCTATGCTTTAGTCGCTGATACTCGCAAAGAAAACACTGACTTTTACTGGTGGCTTAAGGTTGTCGAACTCCTTAGTGATAATAGTCCGGTTCTGATCGTTAAAAACGAAAAACAAGACCGTCAGTGTGAAGTCAACGATCGCCAATTGCGCGGAGAATTTACTAATCTGGAGAAAGTTCTGGCAACTAACTTAGCCACTAATCGCGGGTTAGCAGAAATTAAACAAGCTATTCAAGACTACATCAGCAGACTACCCCACGTCGGTACACCTCTACCAAAACTCTGGGTGAGAGTTAGAGCAGCTTTAGAAAACGATTCCCGCAACTACATTAGCTTTTACGAATACGAGAACCTTTGCCGAGTTAATAATTTAACTGACCGTAAAGATATGCTGCGGCTGAGTCGCTATCTGCACGACCTCGGCGTTTGTCTGCACTTCCAAGACGATTCTACGCTTAAACACTATGTCATCCTTAAACCTGAATGGGGTACAACTGCCGTCTACAAAGTTTTAGACAATCAAACCGTCAAGAAAAATCTCGGCTGTTTCACCAAAAATGATCTCGCTGATATTTGGAAAGATAGCAAATATGCCGACATGCGAGATGAACTGCTGCAACTAATGATGCGGTTCAAACTTTGTTACCCAATTCCTAATCGTCCCGGTAACTATATTGCACCCCAACTACTTAATATCAATCAACCAGACTACAATTGGGACGGAACTAATAACCTGATTTTGCGCTACAAATACGAGTTTATGCCCAAGGGTATTCTCACCCGCTTCATTGTTGAAACACACCCTTGGATTGAACAACAAAAACTCGTTTGGAGAAGCGGCGTTGTTCTCAACAAAGACGAAACTCGTGCTGAAATCATTGAACACTACAATCAAAAAGAAATTAAAGTCCGTGTAGCCGGACACCGCAAGAAAGAATTGCTAACAGTCGTCACTCACGAACTCGAAAAAATCCACAAGTCTTTTGAACGTTTGCAATATCAAACTCTTGTTCCTTGTAACTGCAATAGCTGTGCAGGAAGTCTGGAACCTTATTCCTACCCTCTGGAAAACTTGTATAAGCGTTTGAAAGCTGGTCGATATCGGATTGAGTGCGAGAACAGCTATGAAATGGTCGATGTTCGTAGGCTAATTGATGATGTTAATTTGCCCACAGAACAGGAACTTAAACCCCGAACTGCACCACTACAACAGGAATTGTCCAAAGCGAGAGATCAATCATTCCAAAATCAAACCACTATGAATTACCACGATTTTCAAATATTGGTTACAGGCGATCGCAAAATTCGCGCTTCCTCAGAACAAGGCGACGAGTGGGGCGAATTGCGGTTGGAGATGAATAGAATTAAGCTGACATTAAAACTGATTGAGCAGAGACAGACAGATACTGACTTGCTCAAAGCACTAGGTAGCGAACTCTACCAAGCCCTTTTCCCTACCAAGATTCACGGTCGATTGCAAGCTGCGATCGCTAAGAGTTAA